From Aspergillus fumigatus Af293 chromosome 5, whole genome shotgun sequence, a single genomic window includes:
- the rho4 gene encoding Rho4-like protein, translating to MDMSGHMYEDSGYAASRRRSIATPPPSMTPRHNRTRSQSVRVSNGTVSTNTSVSSGRMSEATNITQPPAYSKKFVVVGDGGCGKTCLLISYSQGYFPEKYVPTVFENYITQTTHRASGKTVELALWDTAGQEEYDRLRPLSYPETDLLFVCFAIDCPASLENVMDKWYPEVLHFCPTTPIILVGLKSDLRTKRTCIELLKTQGLTPVTPEQGETVARRMNASYIECSSKEMRGVDEVFALAVDTVVSAEEQDWMGNSQSNGTSSKFGGGGSGLRSGSKKVKKRTCKIL from the exons ATGGACATGTCAGGACACATGTATGAAGATAGTGGCTACGCAGCCTCTCGACGCCGTTCGATTGCAACTCCACCACCCTCCATGACTCCAAGACACAATCGGACCCGTAGTCAGAGTGTGAGGGTGAGTAACGGAACTGTCAGCACAAATACCAGTGTCTCAAGTGGAAGGATGTCGGAAGCCACAAACATCACTCAACCGCCAGCGTATTCAAAAAAGTTTGTGGTGGTAGGAGATGGTGGCTGTGGTAAGACATGCCTTCTTATCAGTTATTCGCAAGGGTATTTCCCCGAG AAATATGTTCCTACCGTGTTTGAGAATTATATCACGCAAACCACCCATCGAGCTTCCGGAAAGACAGTCGAACTGGCTCTCTGGGATACTGCTGGACAGGAAGAGTACGACAGACTGCGGCCACTCTCATATCCCGAAACAGATCTTTTGTTCGTCTGCTTTGCCATCGACTGTCCTGCATCGCTAGAGAATGTCATGGACAAG TGGTATCCCGAAGTACTGCATTTCTGTCCCACCACGCCTATAATTCTGGTCGGTTTGAAGTCGGATCTGCGCACGAAGAGGACTTGTATTGAACTCCTGAAGACGCAAGGATTGACTCCCGTCACACCGGAACAGGGCGAGACAGTTGCCAGAAGAATGAATGCTTCCTATATCGAATGCAGTAGCAAGGAAATGCGCGGTGTTGATGAAGTTTTCGCATTGGCAGTTGATACCGTCGTGTCTGCCGAAGAACAAGACTGGATGGGCAACAGCCAGAGCAACGgcaccagcagcaaatttggaggaggtggcagTGGTCTCAGGAGCGGCAGCAAGAAGGTTAAGAAGCGTACTTGCAAGATTTTGTAA